The Littorina saxatilis isolate snail1 linkage group LG15, US_GU_Lsax_2.0, whole genome shotgun sequence genome contains a region encoding:
- the LOC138948037 gene encoding mucin-2-like — protein sequence MVTVLSNVAADTAPHVTVMVASCVGMHVMYSSVMEDFSKQDYSIFLSCFTISGQTENLAKRKPTNQSSSHHGGPSHLAVDGTRDQDYRHGSCSHTVEYVQVPLWWLVDLEESVTVIKVVIYNREDCCGKVCNSYCFCHVYCIYFAGERLRDFSVEVGDSNLRGQVDYEECYYHAGSAGSVVTITCKTSVCGRYVRIIKRDDADSLTLCEVEVFGTVLGPETLCTTSSTDGSSTSSHQRPSTLATQGVTYTVTADLATSSDFTISTEKLETLTTEDTTTSPTEVSSTPDTVDGSTILTTQPAARSTVDESPTWASEFPSQDSSTVPTQEPNLPMTSEPSTVPTQEPNLPMTSEPSTVPTQEPNLPMTSEPSTVPTQEPNLPLPSEPSTVPTQEPNLPLTSEPSTVPTQEPNLPLPSEPSTVPTQDPNLPMTSEPSTVPTQEPNLPLTSEPSTVPTQDPNLPMTSEPSTVPTQEPNLPLTSEPSTVPTQDPNLPLTSEPSTVPTQEPKLPMTSEPSTVPTQEPNLPMTSEPSTVPTQEPNLPMTSEPSTVPTQDPNLPLTSELSTVPTQEPNLPLTSEPLTVPTQDPNLPMTSEPSTVPTQEPNLPMTSEPSTVPTQEPNLPLPNDSLTVPTQEPNFPLPDDSLTVPTQEPNLSLAHASGESASTTSTDGRTNLTSHKHASSTADVSTPGSMTSLETSTPQDTATTTNVYSTQTRNPYTAGNFRETRLTKHSMCCRCVVSVSSNITEQTITEVEKTMKEIRQSLLINKTQTGKTIRQKTSADDKRSSSKVAGFSAIVILTSVCAFFLVFDCLGCIWHGLANAPSGRQGRVTHPLG from the exons ATGG TCACTGTGCTCTCAAACGTAGCGGCGGACACAGCTCCGCACGTGACAGTGATGGTCGCGAGCTGTGTGGGAATGCACGTGATGTACAGCAGTGTCATGG AAGACTTTTCAAAGCAGGATTATTCGATATTCCTCTCGTGTTTTACCATATCAGGGCAAACAGAAAACCTGGCCAAAAGAAAACCCACCAACCAGAGCAGCTCTCACCATGGTGGTCCCTCACATTTGGCAGTGGATGGGACCAGAGATCAAGACTACAGGCACGGGTCGTGTAGCCACACAGTAGAATATGTCCAGGTGCCTCTCTGGTGGCTGGTGGATCTGGAGGAGAGCGTGACCGTGATCAAGGTTGTTATATACAACAGAGAGGACTGCTGTGGTAAGGT GTGCAATAGTTATTGTTTTTGCCATGTGTATTGTATTTATTTTGCAGGCGAGCGACTACGTGACTTCAGTGTAGAAGTGGGAGATTCAAACCTGAGGGGACAAGTTGACTACGAGGAGTGTTACTATCACGCTGGCTCGGCAGGCAGTGTTGTCACCATCACCTGTAAGACCTCTGTGTGTGGACGTTACGTTCGCATCATCAAACGAGACGACGCTGATTCTTTGACGCTGTGCGAGGTGGAAGTCTTCGGAACGGTGCTTGGACCTG AAACGTTGTGTACAACTAGTTCAACCGACGGATCCTCCACCTCGTCACACCAACGACCTTCCACTTTGGCAACACAAGGGGTGACTTATACTGTCACTGCTGACTTGGCAACTTCGTCCGATTTCACCATTTCAACAGAGAAACTAGAAACGTTGACGACGGAAGACACAACCACCTCCCCAACGGAAGTGTCATCAACGCCAGATACAGTGGACGGATCAACAATTCTGACAACCCAGCCTGCAGCACGCTCCACTGTCGACGAGTCACCAACGTGGGCTTCAGAGTTCCCATCCCAGGATTCATCGACTGTCCCAACACAAGAACCAAACCTTCCCATGACTAGTGAGCCATCGACTGTCCCAACACAAGAACCAAACCTTCCCATGACTAGTGAGCCATCGACTGTCCCAACACAAGAACCAAACCTTCCCATGACTAGTGAGCCATCGACTGTCCCAACGCAAGAACCAAACCTTCCCTTGCCAAGTGAGCCATCGACTGTCCCAACACAAGAACCAAACCTTCCCTTGACTAGTGAGCCATCGACTGTCCCAACGCAAGAACCAAACCTTCCCTTGCCTAGTGAGCCATCGACTGTCCCAACGCAAGACCCAAACCTTCCCATGACTAGTGAGCCATCGACTGTCCCAACGCAAGAACCAAACCTTCCCTTGACTAGTGAGCCATCGACTGTCCCAACGCAAGACCCAAACCTTCCCATGACTAGTGAGCCATCGACTGTCCCAACGCAAGAACCAAACCTTCCCTTGACTAGTGAGCCATCGACTGTCCCAACGCAAGACCCAAACCTTCCCTTGACTAGTGAGCCATCGACTGTCCCAACACAAGAACCAAAGCTTCCCATGACTAGTGAGCCATCGACTGTCCCAACGCAAGAACCAAACCTTCCCATGACTAGTGAGCCATCGACTGTCCCAACACAAGAACCAAACCTTCCCATGACTAGTGAGCCATCGACTGTCCCAACGCAAGACCCAAACCTTCCCTTGACTAGTGAGCTATCGACTGTCCCAACGCAAGAACCAAACCTTCCCTTGACTAGTGAGCCATTGACTGTCCCAACGCAAGACCCAAACCTTCCCATGACTAGTGAGCCATCGACTGTCCCAACACAAGAACCAAACCTTCCCATGACTAGTGAGCCATCGACTGTCCCAACACAAGAACCAAACCTTCCCTTGCCTAATGACTCATTAACTGTCCCAACACAAGAACCAAACTTTCCCTTGCCTGATGACTCACTAACTGTCCCAACACAAGAACCAAACCTTTCCTTGGCTCATGCGTCAGGTGAATcagcatcaacaacatcaactgATGGACGGACAAACCTGACGTCACACAAACACGCCAGTTCCACAGCTGACGTGTCAACACCAGGTTCAATGACCTCACTAGAGACATCCACACCACAGGACACAGCTACCACTACTAACGTCTACTCAACACAAACCAGGAACCCGTACACCGCTGGTAACTTTCGTGAGACGCGTCTTACAAAGCACTCCATGTGCTGTCGATGCGTAGTGTCGGTCTCATCTAACATTACAGAGCAGACGATTACTGAAGTCGAGAAGACCATGAAAGAAATAAGGCAGTCTCtgttgataaacaaaacacaaaccgGCAAAACCATTCGCCAGAAAACGTCTGCTGATGACAAAAGATCGTCGTCTAAGGTTGCCGGCTTTTCTGCCATAGTTATTCTGACGAGTGTTTGTGCTTTCTTCCTCGTGTTTGATTGTCTCGGCTGTATTTGGCATGGATTGGCAAATGCACCGTccggtcgccaggggcgagtaacaCATCCgctgggctag